From the genome of Fibrobacter sp. UWT2, one region includes:
- a CDS encoding alpha/beta hydrolase, with amino-acid sequence MHEIEAVNFHATLVDYPFDLAKDSVTLRIPKAAVLYIHGFNDYFFQQELAQKIDSVGYSFYAIDLHKYGRSYREGEKMGELRDISEYYAELDSAIAMIRRLEGDSVPLVLLGHSTGGLIACLYAADRENGAGISAIVLNSPFLEMNYVWPVRRLAVPLLSVFGNVVPGLGIPRSQNVNYDKSLRKSEFGEWEYDSHLKVPGSLAIDFGWLHAIHSGHARLQEGLRLTPPILVMHSGCSFRDDDWSEEYTYCDGVLDVEHIREYGRNLGPSVELEEIEGGLHDLFLSRKPVRDNAYGKMFKFLESRL; translated from the coding sequence ATGCACGAGATCGAGGCGGTGAACTTTCATGCAACGCTTGTCGATTACCCATTCGATTTGGCAAAAGATTCTGTAACACTCCGAATTCCTAAAGCAGCCGTTCTCTATATTCACGGATTCAACGATTACTTCTTTCAGCAGGAATTGGCGCAAAAGATAGATTCTGTCGGTTATTCTTTCTATGCCATCGATTTGCATAAGTACGGCCGATCCTATCGTGAGGGCGAAAAAATGGGCGAGCTTCGGGATATCTCGGAGTATTACGCTGAGTTGGATTCTGCGATTGCGATGATTCGCCGCTTGGAAGGTGATTCTGTTCCGCTGGTATTGTTAGGACATAGCACCGGTGGCTTAATCGCATGCCTTTATGCTGCGGACCGCGAAAATGGTGCCGGAATATCTGCAATCGTTCTCAATAGTCCGTTTCTGGAAATGAATTACGTATGGCCGGTGCGTCGCCTTGCGGTTCCGTTACTTTCGGTTTTCGGCAACGTTGTGCCGGGCCTGGGAATTCCCCGTAGCCAGAATGTAAATTACGACAAGAGTTTGCGTAAGTCGGAATTCGGCGAATGGGAATACGATAGCCACTTGAAGGTGCCGGGCAGTCTTGCCATAGACTTCGGTTGGCTCCACGCCATTCATTCGGGACATGCACGCCTTCAGGAAGGCTTGCGCCTTACGCCGCCCATTCTAGTCATGCATAGCGGCTGCAGTTTCCGTGATGACGACTGGAGCGAAGAATATACCTATTGCGACGGCGTCTTGGACGTCGAGCATATTCGCGAATACGGCAGGAACCTCGGGCCCAGCGTTGAATTGGAAGAAATCGAGGGAGGTCTTCATGACCTGTTCCTTTCCCGCAAGCCGGTCCGCGATAACGCCTACGGCAAGATGTTTAAATTCCTGGAGTCCAGGCTTTAG
- a CDS encoding CAP domain-containing protein, which translates to MMKKLSLALFLGLVACSDDSSSGTNANIDTGDEINIPVSDKVSSATDKSVSSSSKINTLRVEAYDSEESGSSADGVSSSSASKEKSSSSETSAKEDTGFINEGWRDDCLAKINEYRATENLKPLTLAAQEKQTCADKQSADDLKSNKAHGHFGDCGEFAQNSGPNFNAKWQKNATAVAEYYLKMMWEEEKALVTSGERDPNKSEDYPYIGHYLNMKNTSYTKVACGITLSADGKTGWFNVDFF; encoded by the coding sequence ATGATGAAAAAACTTTCCTTGGCTTTGTTCCTTGGCCTTGTGGCCTGCTCCGACGATTCTTCCTCGGGCACGAATGCCAATATCGATACAGGCGATGAAATCAATATCCCCGTTTCGGACAAAGTGTCGAGTGCCACGGACAAGAGTGTTTCCAGTTCCTCGAAAATCAACACGCTTAGGGTAGAAGCGTATGATTCCGAGGAATCCGGCTCTTCTGCAGACGGCGTGTCGAGTTCTTCTGCATCGAAGGAAAAGTCTTCTTCTTCCGAGACTTCTGCAAAGGAAGACACTGGCTTTATTAACGAGGGCTGGCGCGACGACTGCCTCGCCAAAATCAACGAGTACCGCGCTACCGAAAACTTGAAGCCGCTCACGCTCGCAGCGCAAGAAAAGCAGACGTGCGCCGACAAGCAGTCCGCCGACGATCTTAAGTCGAACAAGGCTCATGGCCACTTCGGCGATTGCGGTGAATTCGCGCAGAACAGCGGGCCGAATTTCAACGCTAAATGGCAGAAGAACGCTACTGCCGTTGCCGAATACTACCTCAAGATGATGTGGGAAGAAGAAAAGGCGCTTGTTACAAGCGGTGAACGCGATCCGAACAAGAGCGAGGATTACCCCTATATCGGTCACTACCTGAATATGAAAAACACAAGCTACACCAAGGTCGCTTGCGGTATTACGTTGTCTGCCGATGGCAAGACAGGTTGGTTCAACGTAGACTTCTTCTAG
- a CDS encoding ABC-F family ATP-binding cassette domain-containing protein, protein MIQIQNISKSFGEQVLLDGASMLVGDHERVGLVGRNGCGKSTLFKMILGQECIDGGSIDIPKKYTLGYLQQHLNFTHATVHEEACSVLKPNEDGWIEEHKVEAILFGLGFDEESMHKSPALLSGGFQIRLNLAKVLASEPDMLLLDEPTNYLDIVSMRWLSRFLRSWKGEVLLITHDHHFMDEVCTHTVGIHRHKMRKVKGTVEKLRETIAEEEEVAQRTQENEAKKKAQLEQVIERFRYKAAKAAMVQSKIKAAAKLATGERLTHERNLDFSFTEAGFPGKRMLQIKELHFAYGEGPELITDLTMEVFKGDRIAVIGPNGRGKTTLLNLIANELKPVAGEIAPNPNVQINYFGQTNINRLNLDNTVEEEIASAIVEVSQKSRARGLAGLMMFSGDAALKKVKVLSGGERSRVLLGKILATPCNMLLLDEPTNHLDMESIESLIDALEDYEGTAMVVTHDEELLHAFATRLVVFDGGKCRVFEGTYADFLEKVGWASEKKPGGSESANIKVSNIDVKTDAPSSAPRAKEDRKARADYIAERSKVIKPLEKKLAKLEEDIAKAEALGGELEAKLVTASESGDGNAITAIAKDMDDNKKKVDQLYEEWEKVSAELEAAKDKWKL, encoded by the coding sequence GTGATTCAGATTCAGAACATTTCGAAGTCTTTTGGTGAGCAGGTGCTGCTTGACGGCGCCTCTATGCTTGTAGGCGACCACGAACGCGTGGGCCTTGTGGGCCGCAACGGTTGCGGTAAATCGACCCTTTTCAAGATGATTCTCGGCCAGGAATGCATTGACGGCGGAAGCATCGACATTCCCAAGAAATACACGCTGGGTTACTTGCAGCAACACCTGAACTTTACGCACGCCACGGTTCACGAAGAAGCCTGCAGCGTACTCAAGCCCAATGAAGACGGCTGGATTGAAGAGCATAAAGTCGAAGCGATTCTGTTCGGTCTAGGTTTCGACGAAGAATCTATGCACAAGAGCCCTGCGCTCCTTTCAGGCGGTTTCCAGATTCGCCTGAACCTGGCGAAGGTCTTGGCCTCTGAACCCGATATGCTCTTGCTCGACGAACCGACCAACTACCTGGACATTGTGTCGATGCGCTGGCTCAGTCGCTTTTTGCGCAGCTGGAAGGGTGAAGTCCTTTTGATTACCCACGACCACCATTTTATGGACGAGGTCTGCACCCACACGGTGGGCATTCACCGCCACAAGATGCGCAAGGTCAAGGGCACCGTAGAAAAGCTCCGCGAGACGATTGCTGAAGAAGAAGAAGTCGCCCAGCGCACGCAAGAAAACGAAGCGAAGAAAAAAGCGCAGCTCGAACAGGTCATCGAGCGATTCCGCTATAAGGCCGCAAAGGCCGCCATGGTGCAATCCAAGATCAAGGCCGCGGCAAAACTTGCGACCGGCGAACGCCTCACCCACGAAAGAAACCTCGATTTCAGCTTTACCGAAGCAGGATTCCCCGGCAAGCGCATGCTTCAAATCAAGGAACTGCACTTTGCCTATGGAGAAGGCCCGGAGCTGATTACTGATCTCACCATGGAAGTCTTCAAGGGTGACCGCATCGCAGTCATCGGTCCGAACGGACGCGGTAAAACGACGCTTTTGAACTTGATTGCAAACGAGCTCAAACCTGTCGCGGGCGAAATCGCTCCGAATCCGAACGTGCAAATCAACTATTTCGGACAGACGAATATCAACCGCCTGAATTTAGACAATACCGTCGAAGAAGAAATCGCATCGGCAATCGTCGAAGTTTCGCAGAAGAGCCGCGCCCGCGGACTTGCAGGCCTCATGATGTTCAGCGGCGATGCCGCCCTCAAAAAGGTAAAGGTTCTCTCCGGTGGCGAACGTAGCCGCGTGCTGCTCGGCAAGATTCTGGCAACTCCCTGCAACATGCTCCTGCTTGACGAACCGACGAACCACTTGGACATGGAATCCATCGAAAGCCTGATCGACGCCCTCGAAGATTACGAAGGCACGGCGATGGTGGTGACCCATGACGAAGAACTGCTACACGCATTCGCTACAAGGCTCGTGGTATTCGACGGCGGCAAATGCCGCGTGTTCGAAGGCACCTACGCTGACTTCTTGGAAAAGGTCGGCTGGGCCAGCGAAAAGAAACCGGGCGGTTCCGAATCGGCCAACATCAAGGTTTCCAACATTGACGTGAAAACGGACGCACCCTCCAGTGCTCCCCGCGCCAAGGAAGACCGCAAGGCTCGCGCCGACTACATCGCCGAACGCAGCAAGGTTATCAAGCCGCTCGAAAAGAAACTCGCGAAACTCGAAGAAGACATCGCGAAGGCCGAAGCCTTGGGCGGTGAACTCGAAGCCAAACTCGTGACCGCCTCTGAAAGCGGCGACGGCAACGCCATTACCGCAATCGCAAAAGACATGGACGACAACAAGAAGAAAGTCGACCAGCTCTACGAGGAATGGGAAAAGGTGTCCGCCGAATTGGAAGCGGCGAAGGATAAGTGGAAGCTATAA
- a CDS encoding co-chaperone GroES family protein: MLDPLKNIVVIGDRILIKPLEASNKTGSGLYLPPSVREHDAVHTGLVVKVGPGYPLPVTQDSDAVFRGESPDEVKYLPLQVKEGDEALYLHANGHEIEIDGETYVIISQNAVLMVMRQDVPDDVSGIENL, translated from the coding sequence ATGCTGGATCCCTTAAAGAATATCGTGGTCATTGGTGACCGAATCTTGATTAAACCCCTTGAAGCCTCGAACAAGACTGGGAGCGGACTTTATTTGCCCCCAAGCGTTCGCGAGCACGATGCCGTGCATACGGGTTTAGTGGTCAAGGTGGGGCCCGGTTACCCGCTGCCTGTGACGCAGGATAGCGATGCCGTATTCCGTGGGGAATCTCCCGATGAAGTCAAGTACTTGCCGCTGCAAGTCAAAGAAGGCGACGAGGCCCTGTACTTGCATGCCAATGGTCATGAAATTGAAATCGACGGCGAAACCTACGTAATCATCTCGCAGAACGCCGTGCTCATGGTCATGCGCCAAGACGTCCCCGACGACGTTTCCGGCATCGAGAACTTATAG
- a CDS encoding InlB B-repeat-containing protein, translating to MLIKRTPIFLLAFIAAAFAKEIVPAVPALSGGCYQISTAEELYGFAEIVNGNDSVPANESACAILQSDIVVNDSLVNGWDWNSKKEDELIPWTRINRFSGTFDGNGHVISGLFSSDLVGIFYELYASDEHSTVIKNLGIENVYFSSDEGRMGNLAQYVNGDSASVVQVTNVYVRSSTMRALGRNTTMGSIIGYVGNQGILRMNNCYSSAILSKDRATPNRLVGAAIDKISTVSLENCYRITQKGGYDDSYSYYGKLMDSSAFYNGVVTFLLREGKDGAIWGQDVGNDSFPNFSGTFKNSIAGRYNVTFHTFDGDTAKYFDNYIAGLTTELPNGTSRENLLFGGWYRDEEFTGKYDTVISNKTTGDLEYWAKMYDQYKVIYHSNGAVWDTVYSYGCGDLNVGIRGGILLTDSVDCYLGGIGGGLANHFHRDSSIFLGWYDNEELTGNRVYSITTSDKGDKEFYAKWYELKRPAIDPADSCYEISDAAELYGFAALANGEFTRYGEWPEHVCGKLTKDIVLNEKVLKDDGTLDSARASAFMKWPGIGIRSGLFDGQGHKISGLYSEETGLFGYAGIKYSTTVFVVRNLKIEDSFISSESYVGGVVNNVPRLGNLYLENVHIDGAVYGWRYVGGLVGISEGNLVVKNSGHRGIIGATDKADVGGIVGLNWEHLYIVQSYNEGLIIDMDGYSVMGGLIGEFSRYAVVVNSYNTANFIDVEEDGGSIGGLLGGYRRDRHNEAMYDVSQAFFLNNYNMGTFGNQQPARMNRREVIFENDYYISGTLPDDTTGVAVPASAFVDGTVAKALHDYVQKDADGVELAGGDYGANWIQGDEYPVLTGSETRDIAWLSNYPSGYILFYTPGQELPLPTPTFSDYTFLGWRLDGAEVTKIPSTASGILEMRAQWDYTSKVSSSSVASSSSEVASSSSSEVKSSSSTANSSSSADGKSSSSKGKDAIVAMGIAPQFSLMTVGRSIQISAARVGAAYAVFDMQGGIVMQGRVAAANFSLDMPRSTTYLVRIGSQVQKVTLK from the coding sequence ATGCTCATAAAAAGAACCCCCATATTTTTACTTGCATTTATTGCCGCAGCCTTCGCCAAGGAAATTGTTCCGGCGGTTCCGGCGTTGTCTGGTGGCTGCTACCAGATTTCGACCGCAGAAGAACTTTACGGCTTTGCCGAAATTGTAAACGGGAACGATAGTGTCCCTGCAAACGAATCTGCCTGTGCCATTCTCCAGAGCGACATTGTTGTCAATGACAGTTTGGTAAATGGATGGGACTGGAACTCTAAAAAAGAAGATGAACTTATTCCGTGGACAAGGATCAACAGATTCTCGGGAACGTTCGATGGAAACGGGCATGTTATTTCGGGCTTGTTCTCTTCTGACTTGGTGGGCATTTTTTATGAGCTCTATGCGTCGGACGAACATTCGACCGTTATCAAGAATTTGGGAATTGAGAACGTCTATTTTTCATCTGACGAAGGAAGGATGGGTAATCTTGCCCAATATGTCAATGGAGATAGTGCCAGTGTTGTTCAGGTGACCAATGTCTATGTGAGGTCTTCTACGATGCGTGCTCTCGGTCGCAATACGACTATGGGGAGTATTATTGGCTATGTGGGCAACCAAGGTATTTTGCGCATGAACAACTGTTATAGTTCGGCGATTCTTTCTAAAGACAGAGCAACTCCAAATCGGTTGGTGGGGGCCGCTATTGACAAAATATCGACAGTAAGTCTTGAAAACTGTTATAGGATAACGCAGAAAGGGGGGTATGATGATAGTTACAGTTATTATGGGAAACTGATGGACTCTTCAGCTTTCTATAACGGGGTGGTTACGTTTCTCTTGCGTGAAGGGAAGGACGGCGCCATTTGGGGGCAGGATGTTGGCAACGACTCATTTCCTAATTTTTCGGGAACATTCAAGAACTCTATAGCGGGCAGGTACAACGTTACGTTCCATACTTTCGATGGCGACACTGCGAAGTATTTCGATAATTATATCGCTGGCCTTACTACGGAACTGCCAAATGGAACTTCCAGAGAAAATTTGCTTTTTGGTGGCTGGTATAGGGATGAGGAATTTACCGGGAAATACGATACGGTGATTTCCAATAAGACAACGGGTGACCTTGAATATTGGGCTAAGATGTATGACCAATACAAAGTGATTTACCATTCCAATGGAGCTGTATGGGATACCGTGTATTCTTATGGATGTGGCGATCTTAATGTGGGTATTCGAGGTGGGATCTTGCTGACTGATTCCGTAGATTGTTACTTGGGCGGTATTGGAGGCGGACTTGCTAATCATTTTCATCGTGATAGTAGCATCTTTTTGGGTTGGTACGACAACGAAGAATTGACGGGAAATCGTGTCTATTCCATTACGACTAGTGACAAGGGCGATAAGGAATTCTATGCGAAGTGGTACGAACTTAAAAGGCCTGCGATTGACCCTGCGGACAGTTGCTACGAAATTTCGGATGCCGCAGAACTTTACGGCTTTGCAGCTCTTGCGAATGGTGAATTTACGAGGTATGGCGAGTGGCCGGAGCATGTATGCGGTAAGCTCACGAAGGATATCGTGTTAAATGAGAAAGTTCTGAAGGATGATGGAACGCTTGATAGTGCAAGGGCATCAGCATTCATGAAGTGGCCTGGAATCGGCATTCGTAGTGGCCTGTTTGACGGACAGGGACATAAGATTTCAGGATTATACTCTGAGGAAACCGGATTATTTGGTTATGCTGGTATAAAGTATAGCACAACAGTTTTTGTTGTTAGGAACTTGAAAATTGAGGATAGTTTTATTTCGAGCGAATCTTATGTGGGTGGAGTTGTCAATAATGTTCCGCGACTCGGAAACTTGTATCTGGAAAATGTGCATATCGATGGTGCCGTTTACGGGTGGCGGTATGTAGGGGGCCTTGTCGGAATATCAGAAGGAAATCTGGTTGTGAAAAATAGTGGTCACCGCGGGATTATCGGGGCTACGGATAAAGCCGATGTTGGGGGCATTGTGGGGCTGAACTGGGAGCATCTGTATATTGTGCAAAGCTACAACGAAGGCCTTATCATTGATATGGACGGATATTCAGTAATGGGAGGATTGATTGGGGAGTTCTCGCGATATGCTGTTGTTGTGAATAGCTATAACACGGCAAACTTTATTGATGTGGAGGAAGATGGCGGCAGTATCGGTGGCCTATTGGGTGGCTATCGAAGGGACAGACATAATGAGGCAATGTATGACGTGAGTCAGGCCTTTTTCTTGAATAATTACAATATGGGGACATTCGGCAATCAGCAACCGGCCCGAATGAATAGGCGCGAGGTGATTTTCGAAAACGACTATTATATTTCAGGGACGCTCCCTGATGACACGACTGGCGTGGCTGTTCCGGCTTCGGCATTTGTCGATGGTACGGTTGCAAAGGCTTTGCATGACTATGTGCAGAAGGATGCTGACGGTGTTGAATTGGCTGGTGGAGATTATGGCGCGAACTGGATTCAGGGCGATGAATATCCTGTATTGACTGGGAGTGAAACGCGAGATATTGCCTGGCTGAGTAACTATCCGTCGGGCTACATTTTATTCTATACGCCTGGGCAGGAGTTGCCATTGCCCACGCCCACTTTTAGTGACTACACTTTCTTGGGTTGGCGCCTTGATGGTGCCGAGGTGACAAAAATTCCTTCCACTGCATCCGGGATTTTGGAGATGAGGGCACAATGGGATTATACCTCGAAAGTTTCTAGCAGCTCCGTGGCATCGAGTTCCAGCGAAGTGGCTTCTTCTAGCTCCAGCGAAGTCAAGTCCAGCAGCAGTACCGCAAATTCCAGCAGTTCTGCAGATGGCAAATCGAGCTCAAGCAAGGGGAAGGATGCCATTGTCGCCATGGGTATCGCTCCGCAGTTCTCGCTCATGACCGTTGGTCGAAGCATCCAGATTTCTGCCGCCCGCGTGGGGGCTGCCTATGCAGTCTTTGATATGCAGGGTGGAATCGTTATGCAGGGTAGGGTTGCCGCTGCAAACTTTAGCCTGGACATGCCCCGTTCGACCACCTATCTGGTGCGCATCGGTAGCCAGGTACAAAAAGTCACTCTAAAATAG
- a CDS encoding D-alanyl-lipoteichoic acid biosynthesis protein DltD: MFGKFHFDKAIAISGAFLFALTGIAPYSHASNVACVGNSITEGYGIWADKKYPDHLQEMLGDGYTVTNFGVSSMTFAGATIKGGDNNASYWKTEKFKAALASSPNIVVIELGTNDSKYFMESEGANYNYLYGQCEKSQLYSDYEALIDTFAHLPTNPEIYATLQPYSNNVGWAIMDTAIVSQINPIIKETATKKGVNIIDLHTLFKTPEWFLDDSVHPNAKGAQELAKIVNKYITATKPKLQQNGASLQVEGSAYGYLWYKDGKLIEGADKPTFTLTETGKYKVLVKIENDNDSWLLSNEIEVKDIGPTAIKKRTVAQPKVRKLHHKVDVKGRRAD, translated from the coding sequence ATGTTTGGAAAATTTCATTTTGACAAGGCTATTGCAATCTCTGGCGCCTTCCTATTTGCGCTAACAGGAATCGCCCCCTATTCCCATGCGTCCAATGTGGCATGCGTGGGCAACAGCATTACCGAAGGCTACGGAATCTGGGCAGACAAGAAGTATCCCGACCATCTACAAGAAATGCTTGGTGACGGATACACGGTCACAAACTTCGGCGTATCCTCCATGACCTTCGCGGGCGCCACCATCAAGGGCGGCGACAACAACGCCAGCTACTGGAAAACCGAAAAGTTCAAGGCAGCACTCGCCTCTTCGCCAAACATCGTAGTCATCGAGCTCGGCACCAACGACAGCAAGTACTTTATGGAAAGCGAAGGCGCCAATTACAACTACCTTTACGGTCAATGCGAAAAGTCGCAGCTGTACTCCGATTACGAAGCACTCATCGACACCTTCGCGCACCTGCCCACAAACCCCGAAATTTACGCCACGCTGCAGCCTTACAGCAACAATGTCGGCTGGGCCATCATGGATACGGCTATCGTAAGCCAAATCAACCCGATTATCAAGGAAACCGCGACAAAGAAAGGCGTGAACATTATTGACCTGCACACCCTTTTCAAGACCCCCGAATGGTTTTTAGACGATAGCGTCCACCCGAATGCAAAAGGCGCCCAGGAACTCGCCAAAATCGTGAACAAATACATTACCGCAACAAAGCCCAAACTCCAGCAGAACGGGGCATCCTTGCAAGTAGAAGGCAGCGCCTATGGCTACCTCTGGTATAAAGACGGCAAGTTGATCGAAGGCGCCGACAAACCCACATTTACGCTAACAGAAACGGGAAAGTACAAGGTTCTTGTAAAGATCGAAAACGACAACGATTCCTGGCTTCTAAGCAACGAAATCGAAGTGAAAGACATCGGTCCCACTGCAATTAAAAAACGCACCGTCGCTCAACCGAAAGTGCGTAAATTACATCATAAGGTAGATGTCAAAGGCCGCCGAGCGGACTAA
- the dnaN gene encoding DNA polymerase III subunit beta → MKFNIKKSVLQDALQIAISAIPNKSTLQILNDYSLRLEGNTLEICATDLNLGVRIKLEVEGERDGEALINARKFSDLVKALVPSCESVSIDVQDHLTRIKWSEKGQASITSFDASDFPPFPEVEGNSLTLAASELAFLVEKTAFAVSTDNTRQNLNGVFMEAKDGKISMVATDGHRMGRASIDQEGANLESGVIVLPKVLQLVLRLAKNEDSVEICTTETHVLFRIGATQIISKLIEGPYPNYRAVIPQNFERTVQANATELLDKVHCILPMANPRTHQIRFQMDGSNMELSATDPDVGGETREALAVTHNGEGSFSIGFDGRYFYEILGMCKSEEVVLKMNTPIGACIIEPVGDDMGFSFLLMPLRLAD, encoded by the coding sequence ATGAAGTTCAATATCAAGAAATCCGTATTGCAGGACGCGCTCCAGATTGCTATCAGCGCTATCCCCAATAAGTCCACCCTGCAAATCCTCAACGACTACTCGCTGCGTCTCGAAGGCAACACTCTCGAAATTTGCGCTACCGACTTGAACTTGGGTGTGAGGATCAAGCTCGAAGTCGAAGGCGAACGCGATGGCGAAGCCCTGATCAACGCCCGCAAGTTCTCCGACCTCGTGAAGGCTCTCGTTCCCAGCTGCGAATCCGTGAGCATTGACGTGCAGGATCACTTGACCCGCATCAAGTGGAGCGAAAAGGGCCAGGCCTCCATTACGAGTTTCGACGCTAGCGACTTCCCTCCGTTCCCCGAAGTCGAAGGCAACTCCCTTACGCTTGCCGCCAGCGAACTTGCATTCCTGGTCGAAAAGACCGCATTTGCCGTCTCTACCGATAACACCCGCCAGAACTTGAACGGCGTGTTCATGGAAGCAAAGGACGGAAAGATTTCCATGGTCGCAACCGACGGTCACCGCATGGGCCGCGCCAGCATCGACCAGGAAGGTGCAAACCTCGAATCCGGCGTGATCGTTCTCCCGAAGGTTCTGCAGCTCGTGCTCCGCCTCGCCAAGAACGAAGACTCCGTCGAAATCTGCACCACCGAAACACACGTGCTGTTCCGCATCGGCGCAACGCAGATTATCTCCAAGCTCATCGAAGGTCCGTATCCGAACTACCGCGCCGTGATTCCGCAGAATTTCGAACGCACCGTTCAGGCCAACGCCACCGAACTGTTGGACAAGGTTCACTGTATCTTGCCGATGGCCAATCCGCGTACGCACCAGATCCGCTTCCAGATGGACGGCAGCAACATGGAACTTTCCGCTACGGACCCGGATGTCGGTGGCGAAACCCGCGAAGCTTTGGCTGTGACCCACAACGGCGAAGGCAGCTTCAGCATCGGCTTCGACGGTCGTTACTTCTACGAAATCCTCGGCATGTGCAAGAGCGAAGAAGTGGTGCTCAAGATGAACACCCCGATTGGCGCTTGCATCATCGAACCGGTTGGTGACGACATGGGCTTCAGCTTCTTGCTGATGCCGCTCCGCCTCGCCGACTAA
- a CDS encoding M23 family metallopeptidase: protein MKKLEVHVFPTKTTSGKSYEFSLIGAIIAVVGVVAAIFGFILFSPVQILDNVTSGNITNVYRQNAAIKKELKEIRATVDESILKAEETRALRDSALMVGGLGFVLDGVTAMDDSILQKRKSVNEVEASFKKLLAALESDSAAAEKIPVLHPMRNNHAVKKRFEMVYDPFTDSELPHRGIDYVAVEGDTVYATGAGSVSEVRKHRGFGLAVKIDHGHDVRTFYAHLGQALVKQGEHVCRGQPIALIGESGTQSSIGLHYEVRVDGISINPESFYLTR from the coding sequence GTGAAGAAGCTTGAGGTTCATGTATTCCCGACCAAGACCACGTCGGGTAAAAGTTACGAGTTTTCGCTGATTGGTGCAATCATTGCCGTCGTGGGCGTGGTGGCTGCCATTTTTGGATTTATCCTGTTTTCGCCGGTGCAGATTTTGGACAACGTAACGAGTGGGAACATTACTAACGTCTATAGGCAAAACGCCGCCATTAAAAAGGAACTCAAGGAAATTCGCGCTACGGTGGACGAATCAATTTTAAAGGCTGAAGAAACCCGCGCTCTCCGTGACAGCGCCCTGATGGTGGGCGGCCTTGGCTTTGTGCTCGATGGCGTTACGGCGATGGATGATTCGATTTTGCAGAAGCGCAAGAGCGTGAACGAAGTGGAAGCCTCGTTCAAGAAGTTGCTCGCTGCCCTGGAAAGTGATTCCGCGGCGGCCGAGAAGATTCCGGTGCTGCACCCGATGCGTAACAACCACGCCGTAAAAAAACGCTTCGAGATGGTCTACGACCCCTTTACCGATAGCGAACTTCCGCACAGGGGAATTGACTATGTGGCAGTCGAGGGCGATACGGTTTATGCAACCGGAGCGGGATCCGTGAGCGAAGTTCGCAAGCATCGCGGGTTCGGTCTTGCCGTAAAAATTGACCACGGCCATGACGTGCGTACCTTCTATGCCCACTTGGGACAGGCCCTGGTTAAACAGGGCGAACACGTTTGTCGTGGGCAACCGATCGCCTTGATTGGCGAAAGCGGTACGCAGTCCAGCATCGGCTTGCATTACGAAGTCCGAGTCGATGGTATTTCCATCAATCCGGAAAGTTTCTACCTGACGAGATAA